The Bradyrhizobium ottawaense genome window below encodes:
- a CDS encoding thermonuclease family protein codes for MRCWLAVAALFLISVHAACAGQVRGVPQIVDADTVYIGQTKIRFNGIDAPETDQVCLDAAGKTWTCGIEARERLRTFSKDREWSCELTGTDIYRRSLGSCTVGGENVSRWLVQNGWALAFRRYSTEYVANEDLAREHQRGLWSGAFIAPWDWRHRSNLTVIMGALTVPTMAQRALISNSTANPAPPSGNCLIKGNLSSAPQCIYHVPGGRFYDRLNMQPSSSHRWFCTEAEAQAAGCRKSKL; via the coding sequence TTGCGGTGTTGGCTGGCTGTCGCGGCCCTTTTCCTGATCAGCGTGCATGCCGCATGCGCCGGGCAGGTGCGCGGCGTACCGCAAATCGTCGATGCAGATACCGTTTACATCGGCCAGACCAAGATCCGGTTCAACGGTATCGACGCTCCGGAGACTGATCAGGTCTGCCTCGATGCTGCGGGCAAGACATGGACATGCGGCATCGAAGCGCGGGAGCGGCTGCGGACCTTCAGCAAAGACCGCGAGTGGTCTTGCGAGCTGACAGGCACGGACATCTACAGGCGATCCTTGGGTTCCTGCACGGTCGGGGGCGAGAACGTATCGCGCTGGCTTGTCCAGAACGGCTGGGCTCTGGCGTTTCGAAGATATTCCACGGAGTACGTGGCCAACGAAGATTTGGCACGCGAACATCAGCGCGGGCTTTGGAGCGGCGCGTTCATCGCGCCGTGGGATTGGCGCCATCGCAGCAATTTGACGGTAATAATGGGTGCACTTACCGTCCCCACCATGGCCCAGCGCGCCTTGATCTCAAATTCGACAGCTAATCCGGCGCCGCCTTCCGGCAATTGTTTGATAAAAGGTAATTTGAGCAGCGCGCCGCAATGCATATATCACGTCCCGGGCGGCCGCTTTTACGACCGGCTGAACATGCAGCCGAGCTCGTCGCACCGCTGGTTCTGCACAGAGGCCGAAGCACAGGCCGCCGGCTGCCGTAAATCGAAGCTTTAG
- a CDS encoding AAA family ATPase: protein MDSPASTLSQHLVVMGASENPMDGQPINDRLFADLHQIKDRCQASGDIITTEQHDQYIHTFSERFGPDVLRGLDGEALLLAMHGRRDSDARCLSYWLEFKNDETFVTNAFGGIGGGAALKFGVYQRPTDGAWIGGKGTSPKAIGMDEAIQIARRQRDELIAGDRVLSSLTSIDHSDEVYNQLQGLIEAAAPDLARDGWAHKYWFLAHPDKLDDYHSPRYQRFHLYKLLQMPPDQAGILDAGAPRFLCAGRFVSIARRLGVPVSVLTSALNKRTGGFHRYWRIGTTEGSSGDSQWSPMRDGNYVSIGWPDTVPDLSSYIGEEKVTLKDRITEWLIPAYANSGVASRKAGEIVKFARDMAENDLILACEGQTVLGIGRVIGPYEYEGGLRFPHKRPVKWLLLDSWQLPQSEGPRTTVYELGKNGENLLALERRLFDGGTGSSGVPETRNRTTVSVTPLPELDSFAARIDGILRRKGQVLLYGPPGTGKTYLAHRVANDLAARQSFRKPYSQLSEAERVQVSGPQGLVRTCTFHPGYSYEDFIEGFRPNTVAGQMVFERHAGIFKQLCAEAEKAGDKHFFLIVDEVNRGDVPRIFGELITLLEHDKRDKPVTLASGTSFCVPSNVFIVGTMNTADRSISLLDIALRRRFGFVELMPDSSLLDKRAVGDLPLGAWLDTLNSRLRRHLKRDARNLQIGHAYLLGHPITSVAEFSRVLREDIIPLVEEYCYDDFGTLSEILGPGLVDVKGGRIRDEIFDPKNEDSLVQALTYEEMTLTLVQKGDQNTDAEDAVELTSDEVDDAEAS, encoded by the coding sequence GTGGACAGCCCGGCCTCGACTCTGTCACAACATCTCGTTGTCATGGGAGCGTCAGAAAATCCGATGGATGGGCAACCAATAAACGATCGGCTTTTTGCGGATCTTCATCAAATCAAAGATCGGTGCCAGGCCTCGGGCGACATAATCACGACCGAACAGCACGACCAATACATTCACACTTTCAGCGAGCGATTTGGTCCGGACGTACTTCGCGGTTTGGACGGCGAAGCGTTGTTGCTGGCGATGCACGGTCGCCGTGACAGTGACGCGCGCTGCCTGAGTTATTGGTTAGAGTTCAAGAATGACGAAACGTTCGTAACAAACGCATTTGGCGGCATTGGCGGAGGGGCGGCACTAAAATTTGGTGTGTATCAAAGACCAACGGATGGAGCCTGGATTGGAGGCAAAGGGACAAGCCCGAAGGCGATCGGCATGGACGAAGCGATCCAGATCGCGCGTCGCCAACGTGACGAATTGATTGCCGGAGATAGGGTGTTGAGCTCTCTGACTTCGATCGACCACTCCGACGAAGTTTACAATCAGTTGCAAGGGCTGATAGAGGCCGCCGCACCGGATCTAGCCCGCGATGGCTGGGCGCATAAATACTGGTTCTTGGCGCATCCCGACAAGCTAGATGACTATCATAGCCCACGTTACCAGCGATTTCATCTCTACAAGCTGCTGCAGATGCCGCCGGACCAGGCGGGCATACTCGACGCGGGAGCACCACGATTCCTCTGCGCCGGTCGGTTTGTATCCATTGCTCGGCGTCTAGGCGTTCCGGTTAGCGTGTTGACTTCGGCATTAAATAAAAGAACGGGCGGATTTCATCGGTACTGGCGAATTGGTACGACCGAAGGAAGCTCCGGTGATAGCCAGTGGTCTCCGATGCGCGACGGCAATTACGTTTCCATCGGCTGGCCAGATACGGTCCCCGACCTTTCTTCTTACATTGGAGAAGAAAAGGTCACCCTCAAAGATCGGATAACGGAGTGGTTGATTCCTGCTTATGCAAATTCCGGAGTAGCTTCTCGGAAAGCGGGCGAGATCGTTAAGTTCGCCCGTGACATGGCAGAAAATGATCTCATCCTCGCATGCGAAGGGCAGACGGTTCTCGGCATAGGACGGGTTATTGGGCCCTATGAATATGAGGGCGGCCTCCGATTCCCCCATAAACGTCCAGTTAAGTGGCTACTGCTTGATTCCTGGCAGCTGCCTCAGTCTGAGGGGCCGCGCACCACGGTTTATGAGTTGGGCAAGAACGGCGAGAACTTGCTCGCACTTGAACGTAGACTGTTTGATGGTGGAACTGGCTCATCTGGTGTCCCCGAGACTCGCAATCGGACAACCGTCAGTGTTACGCCACTGCCTGAGCTAGATTCGTTCGCGGCAAGAATAGACGGCATCTTGCGCCGGAAGGGGCAAGTGCTGCTCTATGGTCCGCCCGGCACAGGAAAAACTTATCTTGCGCATCGAGTAGCAAACGATCTCGCCGCGCGGCAATCATTCCGTAAGCCTTACTCCCAGCTTTCAGAAGCAGAACGGGTGCAAGTTTCTGGTCCACAAGGCTTAGTGAGAACGTGCACCTTTCATCCTGGTTACAGCTATGAAGATTTCATAGAAGGATTTCGTCCGAACACTGTTGCTGGACAAATGGTCTTTGAACGACATGCGGGAATCTTCAAGCAATTGTGTGCTGAGGCTGAGAAGGCCGGCGACAAGCACTTCTTTCTCATCGTTGATGAGGTAAATAGGGGTGACGTGCCTAGAATCTTTGGCGAGCTGATAACACTGCTCGAACATGACAAGCGAGACAAACCCGTTACGCTTGCGAGCGGTACAAGTTTCTGCGTTCCGTCGAACGTTTTCATTGTTGGCACTATGAATACAGCGGATCGGTCGATTTCGTTACTCGACATAGCTTTGAGAAGGCGCTTTGGGTTTGTTGAGCTGATGCCTGACAGCTCCCTTCTCGACAAACGAGCGGTCGGCGATCTGCCTCTCGGCGCTTGGCTTGACACGCTCAATTCACGGTTGCGCAGGCACCTGAAGCGAGACGCACGAAATCTTCAGATTGGTCACGCCTATTTGCTAGGTCACCCGATCACATCCGTAGCGGAGTTCTCGCGTGTGCTTCGGGAGGACATCATCCCGCTCGTCGAGGAGTATTGTTACGATGATTTTGGTACATTGAGTGAGATACTGGGGCCAGGCCTTGTCGACGTTAAAGGTGGGCGTATTCGGGATGAAATTTTCGATCCGAAGAATGAGGATAGTCTGGTTCAGGCTCTTACTTACGAAGAAATGACGCTTACCCTAGTTCAGAAGGGTGATCAGAATACCGATGCGGAAGATGCGGTTGAATTGACTTCCGACGAAGTAGACGATGCTGAAGCGTCTTGA
- a CDS encoding McrC family protein, with translation MLKRLDPCRNIEPIVMNEWASCDPTSRPQLMGTTFRSNPEAQKTADVLRSCVDIREGYRGLEVSTTSFVGHVAVGPLRITINPKISGTPLATLLQYAYGLRDLRMLGDAVAPTAKLGFRDILIALLVAEIEELSRSGLLRRYIPVSEKLTSPRGRILVGSIASRGGIIDGSVPCRHFHRHSNWKLNQVLRSGLELAGSMTADRELYLRVRRGIDAFHEVEARPSLHQRDLDEVERGLTRLTATSKPALRLIRLLLEMHGTSFDVVAPAHLISGFLFDMNRFFQLLLSRFLGENLVDESIRDEYVAKDVFAYAAHGNPRGRPLPRPRPDFALFRAKKLVGFLDAKYRDIWQKGYPAEWLYQLSVYALASPNQQSIILYATTSPEARDERIDIRHHSLGSAGSVVMRPVELQTLACLVSSSESPLARKQRTAFARSLIAF, from the coding sequence ATGCTGAAGCGTCTTGATCCTTGCAGGAATATTGAGCCTATCGTGATGAACGAATGGGCTTCTTGTGACCCGACCTCGCGCCCTCAACTCATGGGCACGACATTCAGAAGTAACCCAGAGGCTCAAAAAACAGCGGACGTGCTTCGAAGCTGCGTCGATATTCGAGAAGGATACAGAGGGCTCGAAGTATCGACTACATCTTTCGTGGGGCACGTAGCTGTAGGGCCACTTCGGATTACGATCAATCCAAAGATATCAGGTACACCCCTCGCAACGCTTCTTCAGTATGCCTATGGACTGCGCGACCTACGAATGCTCGGAGATGCAGTCGCCCCCACCGCAAAGTTAGGATTCCGCGATATTCTGATTGCCTTACTCGTAGCAGAAATTGAGGAGTTATCGCGCTCGGGCCTGCTGCGGCGGTACATTCCCGTTTCAGAGAAGCTGACAAGTCCTAGGGGACGTATCCTTGTTGGAAGCATAGCATCCCGCGGCGGTATCATCGATGGATCGGTGCCCTGCCGGCATTTTCATCGTCATTCCAATTGGAAGCTGAATCAAGTTCTTCGGTCTGGGCTCGAGCTTGCTGGAAGCATGACAGCAGACCGCGAATTATATTTGCGTGTTAGGAGGGGGATCGACGCGTTCCATGAGGTGGAAGCACGACCAAGCCTGCACCAAAGGGATCTCGATGAGGTCGAGCGTGGGCTGACGCGTCTTACCGCAACGAGTAAGCCTGCCTTGCGTCTTATCCGGCTGCTCCTGGAAATGCATGGCACTTCATTTGATGTCGTTGCGCCTGCCCATCTTATTTCCGGTTTTCTTTTCGACATGAACCGTTTCTTTCAACTTCTACTGTCACGATTCTTAGGCGAAAATCTCGTGGACGAGTCCATTCGGGATGAGTATGTCGCTAAAGACGTTTTCGCATATGCGGCTCATGGAAATCCCAGGGGGCGGCCTCTGCCTCGGCCGCGACCAGACTTTGCCCTGTTCAGAGCTAAAAAGTTGGTTGGATTCCTCGACGCGAAATACCGCGACATTTGGCAGAAGGGGTATCCCGCTGAGTGGCTCTACCAGCTGTCCGTGTACGCGTTAGCGTCTCCAAATCAGCAGAGCATTATTCTGTATGCGACGACATCTCCGGAAGCGCGCGACGAGCGGATTGACATTCGTCATCATTCGCTCGGAAGTGCGGGATCTGTAGTCATGCGCCCTGTAGAGCTGCAAACGCTTGCCTGTCTGGTATCATCCTCCGAGTCTCCGCTGGCGCGTAAGCAGCGCACCGCTTTCGCTCGGTCTCTGATTGCCTTTTAG
- a CDS encoding TM0106 family RecB-like putative nuclease, which produces MQKNGAAIVFSAGDLIGHLNCHYLTHLDLKVAEGELAKPKLRDDPALDALVERGKIHEQGFVDHLAKQGGTVAAIAGVGIDYASVVQTRQAMARGDAVIVQAALRDENWSGRADVLRRVESPSGLGAWSYEVTDTKLARETKGNTVLQLSLYSDLLATMQQKVPETAHVVTPGTEYLPEAYRVADFAAFYRRIRRSLETFAASPLHDSLYPNPIEHCEVCRWREPCASRRRADDHLSLVAGITKTQIEELARRGVGTMAALATLPIPLQWRPDRGSAPSYERVREQARLQVEGRGGGRLLHEVLPQVPEFGLFRLPEPSAGDIFFDFEGDPFVDGGGLEFLFGYLYANDAGMEAYVGDWVTTRQHERAAFERFIDFVTERLAKHPGLHIYHFAPYEPAALKRLMGRYATREDEVDNLLRAGVFVDLYAIVRQSIRASVESYSIKKLEPLYGFDRTVPLIDVGGAMARVQACLELADAGGIDAGDRVAIIGYNRDDCASTRALRDWLEGVRGGLIAQGKAIDRPQPKAAEIGEDLSAWKRRVAGLVSRLTSDVPDDVAERSAEQLARWLLAHLIDFFGRENKAVWWEYFRLSDLSAEDLLYERAGLGGLTFLGSFGGTLKAPIHRYKFTVQETDVRADDDLKSVGGDKLGKVVAICIDNRTIDIKKRQDSAGVHPEAAFAHKFVDNQVLAESIFRIGEYVADHGIIGPGAYRAARDLVLKVAPRIRGQQLEQPGEPLLAAAMRAALSLDQSVFPVQGPPGAGKTHAGARMICALVRDNRTVGVTANSHKVIRHLLDKSLEAAAEQKLVTQCIQKVSDEPASLPGLQLTTKSPEFIDGLGNGYQVGGATSWFWARPDAAGIVDVLFVDEAAQMSLANVLAVSQAAESIVLLGDPRQLEQPMQGSHPDGVATSALDHVLGEHATIEAGRGLFLGETWRLHPDICAFTSELFYEERLRSRPGLERQEIRSSSRVNGSGLRYLAVQHEGNQNSSPQEADEIKRLVDEILGSDTKWVDGEGKAALIGLADILIITPYNAQVFELQERLPGGASARLTSFRDRRHRS; this is translated from the coding sequence ATGCAGAAGAACGGTGCGGCGATCGTCTTCAGCGCTGGCGACCTCATTGGGCATCTGAATTGTCATTACCTCACACACCTCGACCTTAAGGTCGCCGAGGGCGAACTTGCCAAGCCAAAGCTCCGCGATGACCCGGCCCTCGATGCCCTGGTGGAGCGCGGCAAGATCCATGAGCAGGGTTTTGTCGACCATCTCGCCAAGCAGGGCGGGACCGTCGCCGCCATTGCCGGCGTTGGCATCGATTACGCCTCGGTTGTCCAGACGCGGCAGGCGATGGCGCGCGGCGACGCGGTGATCGTTCAGGCGGCTTTACGGGATGAGAATTGGAGCGGCCGAGCCGACGTGCTGCGTCGGGTCGAGAGCCCGAGCGGTTTGGGTGCCTGGTCATACGAGGTTACCGACACTAAATTGGCTCGCGAAACAAAGGGCAACACGGTCCTGCAGCTGAGCCTCTACTCGGATCTATTGGCGACCATGCAGCAGAAGGTCCCGGAGACCGCCCATGTCGTGACGCCCGGGACGGAGTACCTGCCGGAGGCCTACCGCGTGGCCGATTTTGCGGCGTTCTATCGACGCATCAGGCGAAGCCTGGAGACATTTGCGGCTTCGCCTCTGCATGACAGTCTCTATCCCAACCCGATCGAGCACTGCGAGGTCTGCCGATGGCGTGAGCCCTGTGCTTCGAGGCGGCGCGCTGACGATCACCTTTCGCTTGTCGCAGGAATCACCAAGACCCAGATTGAGGAACTGGCCCGGCGAGGCGTGGGCACCATGGCCGCCCTTGCCACGCTGCCCATCCCGCTGCAATGGCGGCCTGATCGGGGCAGTGCGCCAAGCTACGAGAGGGTGCGCGAACAAGCCAGACTCCAGGTTGAAGGCCGCGGAGGGGGCCGGCTCCTTCACGAGGTGCTACCGCAGGTGCCGGAATTTGGTTTGTTCCGGCTGCCCGAGCCTTCGGCCGGCGACATCTTCTTCGATTTCGAGGGCGATCCGTTCGTGGACGGCGGCGGGCTCGAGTTCCTGTTCGGCTATCTCTATGCCAACGACGCCGGCATGGAAGCCTATGTCGGCGACTGGGTCACGACACGGCAGCACGAACGGGCGGCGTTCGAACGTTTCATCGACTTCGTCACTGAGCGGCTGGCCAAGCACCCTGGCTTGCACATCTATCACTTCGCCCCCTATGAGCCAGCCGCGTTGAAGCGCCTGATGGGACGGTACGCGACGCGCGAGGACGAGGTCGACAACCTGCTTCGGGCCGGCGTGTTCGTGGACTTGTACGCCATTGTCCGGCAAAGCATCCGCGCCAGCGTCGAAAGTTACTCGATTAAGAAGCTGGAGCCGCTGTACGGGTTTGACCGCACCGTCCCGCTGATCGATGTCGGCGGCGCCATGGCGCGGGTGCAGGCCTGCCTCGAATTGGCCGACGCCGGCGGAATTGACGCGGGGGATCGGGTCGCCATCATCGGTTACAACCGCGACGACTGCGCCTCGACGCGCGCTTTGCGGGACTGGCTTGAGGGGGTGCGCGGCGGGCTAATCGCGCAAGGGAAGGCGATCGATCGGCCGCAGCCGAAGGCTGCCGAGATCGGCGAGGATCTAAGCGCTTGGAAACGCCGGGTCGCTGGGCTTGTGTCCAGGTTGACCAGCGACGTTCCGGACGATGTGGCCGAGCGCAGCGCAGAGCAGCTGGCCCGTTGGTTACTGGCTCATTTGATCGATTTCTTCGGCCGCGAGAACAAGGCGGTGTGGTGGGAGTACTTTCGGCTGAGTGACTTGTCAGCGGAGGATCTCTTGTATGAGCGCGCCGGACTAGGAGGGCTGACGTTTCTCGGCAGTTTTGGTGGGACCCTGAAGGCTCCGATCCACCGCTACAAGTTCACGGTCCAGGAGACCGACGTTCGTGCAGACGACGATTTGAAAAGTGTTGGCGGCGACAAGCTTGGCAAGGTCGTCGCGATTTGCATTGATAACAGGACGATCGACATTAAAAAACGCCAGGACTCGGCAGGCGTTCATCCCGAAGCTGCGTTCGCACACAAGTTCGTCGATAACCAAGTTCTCGCAGAATCGATCTTCAGGATCGGAGAATATGTGGCCGATCATGGGATCATTGGGCCGGGCGCATATCGTGCTGCTCGCGACTTGGTGCTCAAAGTCGCTCCAAGAATTCGTGGGCAGCAGTTGGAGCAGCCTGGCGAGCCGCTGCTGGCGGCCGCGATGCGCGCCGCGCTTTCACTTGATCAGAGCGTCTTTCCGGTGCAAGGGCCGCCTGGGGCAGGCAAGACCCATGCCGGCGCGCGCATGATCTGTGCGCTCGTGCGCGACAACCGGACAGTCGGCGTAACGGCCAATAGCCATAAGGTCATTCGCCACTTGCTCGATAAGTCGCTGGAGGCGGCTGCCGAGCAGAAATTGGTAACTCAATGCATTCAAAAAGTCAGCGATGAGCCGGCATCTCTGCCAGGACTTCAACTGACTACCAAGAGTCCAGAGTTTATCGACGGGCTCGGTAATGGCTACCAGGTTGGTGGTGCTACCAGCTGGTTTTGGGCGCGTCCGGATGCGGCGGGCATTGTAGATGTTCTGTTCGTCGACGAAGCAGCGCAGATGTCGCTAGCAAACGTGTTAGCCGTGTCGCAGGCGGCCGAGAGCATTGTCCTCCTCGGCGATCCAAGGCAGCTTGAGCAGCCGATGCAAGGGAGTCATCCGGATGGCGTTGCGACATCGGCGCTTGACCACGTCCTGGGTGAGCACGCAACGATCGAGGCTGGCCGTGGGCTTTTCCTTGGAGAAACCTGGCGCTTGCACCCCGATATCTGTGCCTTCACGTCCGAGCTGTTCTATGAGGAGCGCCTCCGCTCGCGACCCGGCTTGGAGCGGCAGGAAATCAGGTCATCGAGCCGAGTGAATGGGTCCGGCCTTCGCTATCTTGCCGTGCAGCATGAGGGTAACCAGAATTCCTCTCCCCAAGAGGCAGACGAGATCAAAAGGCTCGTCGATGAAATCCTGGGGAGCGACACCAAGTGGGTCGACGGTGAAGGGAAGGCGGCTTTGATCGGATTGGCGGACATCCTGATCATCACTCCCTACAACGCGCAGGTGTTCGAGCTTCAGGAGCGATTGCCGGGCGGCGCATCGGCACGGTTGACAAGTTTCAGGGACAGGAGGCACCGATCGTGA
- a CDS encoding HNH endonuclease, which produces MEFDTGTQYTRAQIQQLLGVPEDRRGGDWATGYTKFGDELFVFCNVGSAGRTGHDYPNRWDGNQLVWSAKGRSNVSQPLMRAIANGSLVTHIFHRSADRSPFTYAGRAKAVDIQNTKPVVVRWSFENAPTKRLVNDLNRETVCKELETLGFNVAPVGVKTRRATRGSITLYIKFDSNRSVLVVDPSYEEGVTALLQIPGVHRLNRNLFYHNSTMRAFPKRIWSGQDPIPYGIDFGFTSKQALQSFIDILEGIPVAGSTNSMDKMDVDPRTETEAKRAIRLGQQNFRRELLELWGARCALTGLAIPELLRASHIKPWCEANSYERLDPNNGLLLAVHIDGLFDRGFVSFDEGGLILISNKLDEESLKCFGVTSDLKISNLNSHHQKYLRHHRSRYGF; this is translated from the coding sequence ATGGAATTCGATACTGGAACTCAGTATACACGAGCACAGATTCAGCAACTGCTCGGCGTGCCCGAAGACCGTCGCGGCGGTGATTGGGCAACTGGCTACACGAAATTTGGCGACGAGCTATTCGTGTTTTGCAACGTCGGATCAGCTGGCCGAACCGGCCACGATTATCCAAATCGGTGGGATGGCAACCAACTCGTCTGGTCGGCAAAGGGCCGCTCAAATGTGTCTCAACCTTTGATGCGGGCTATCGCGAACGGCTCGTTAGTAACGCATATTTTTCATCGGTCCGCCGATCGTTCACCGTTTACGTATGCCGGGCGAGCGAAGGCGGTGGATATTCAGAATACCAAGCCTGTGGTTGTCCGTTGGTCTTTCGAAAATGCCCCGACGAAGCGCCTCGTTAATGATCTTAACAGGGAAACGGTTTGCAAAGAGCTTGAAACATTGGGCTTCAATGTGGCTCCGGTCGGCGTAAAAACGCGGCGCGCCACGCGCGGCTCAATCACGCTTTACATCAAGTTCGACAGCAACAGGTCAGTATTGGTAGTCGACCCCTCTTACGAAGAGGGCGTCACAGCCCTGTTGCAAATTCCTGGCGTACACAGGTTGAACCGAAATCTTTTCTATCACAATTCGACTATGAGGGCCTTTCCAAAACGTATTTGGTCCGGTCAAGATCCAATTCCCTATGGGATTGATTTTGGTTTCACATCAAAACAAGCCTTGCAAAGCTTCATCGACATCCTTGAAGGAATTCCCGTAGCGGGTTCCACGAACTCCATGGATAAGATGGATGTTGATCCTCGTACAGAGACTGAAGCCAAACGCGCGATTAGGTTGGGCCAACAGAACTTTCGTAGAGAACTCTTAGAACTTTGGGGCGCGCGTTGTGCGCTTACAGGTTTGGCAATCCCAGAATTGCTTAGGGCCTCCCACATCAAGCCCTGGTGTGAAGCAAACTCTTATGAGCGACTTGATCCGAATAATGGATTGCTGCTCGCCGTGCACATTGACGGGTTGTTTGATCGGGGTTTTGTTTCATTCGACGAGGGCGGGTTGATTCTGATCTCAAATAAATTAGACGAAGAAAGCCTGAAATGTTTTGGAGTAACCTCTGATTTAAAAATTTCCAATCTCAATTCGCATCATCAGAAATACTTAAGGCACCACCGCTCGCGTTACGGCTTCTGA
- a CDS encoding outer membrane protein produces the protein MIRGLFIGVAIAMSLVSEGAQASSADTDKILEKLAVLEARVATLEAKNLEYKRELEGTRAAHARMDPSKNFRTANAAVPLQPGPLRSRDDHPGIEPGWTGIFWGASAGGAATKSSTTSAGQATIASPGFLTGYNTSDLSAPTSNAGAFIDLFAGANVQVSRLVFGGQLEATASDLNFSSSGARSYSYFDQNGATGATATGNYRPQLTSRWMASALLRAGVLLDDDTLLYGLGGWTFAQFEARNVTDNPFYQPNETFRASGPTGGVGIERKLYSNWRVRAEYRYTKFDTAHTQDQFGFVSGTSSQGYSRSTQFDQSMQSGRIGVAYSFNPLR, from the coding sequence ATGATACGGGGTCTTTTCATTGGGGTCGCCATTGCGATGTCACTCGTAAGTGAGGGCGCTCAAGCAAGTTCGGCGGACACCGACAAAATCCTCGAAAAATTGGCCGTGCTGGAAGCGCGTGTTGCGACCCTCGAAGCAAAGAACCTGGAATATAAACGAGAGCTAGAAGGGACGCGCGCTGCCCATGCTCGCATGGATCCCTCTAAAAACTTCCGAACCGCAAATGCCGCCGTTCCTCTGCAGCCCGGGCCCCTTCGCTCAAGGGATGATCATCCTGGTATCGAGCCCGGTTGGACCGGTATCTTCTGGGGCGCCTCCGCTGGCGGCGCTGCCACCAAATCCAGCACCACCTCTGCTGGGCAGGCAACGATCGCATCCCCCGGCTTCCTAACTGGCTACAATACCTCAGATCTATCAGCGCCAACGAGCAATGCAGGAGCGTTTATCGACCTGTTTGCGGGAGCAAATGTGCAGGTTTCTCGCCTCGTTTTCGGCGGACAACTTGAAGCAACCGCTTCTGACCTGAACTTCAGCTCCTCTGGGGCGCGCTCTTACAGCTATTTCGACCAGAACGGCGCAACAGGGGCAACGGCGACCGGCAATTATCGCCCGCAACTCACCTCTCGGTGGATGGCATCGGCCTTGTTGCGCGCCGGCGTGCTTCTCGACGACGACACCCTGCTTTACGGGCTTGGAGGCTGGACCTTTGCGCAGTTTGAGGCCCGCAACGTGACTGACAATCCCTTCTATCAGCCCAACGAGACGTTTCGGGCTAGCGGGCCGACTGGAGGCGTCGGCATCGAGCGCAAGCTCTATTCGAATTGGCGGGTACGGGCGGAGTATCGCTACACTAAATTCGACACAGCACACACGCAGGATCAATTCGGGTTTGTTTCGGGCACGTCTTCGCAGGGTTACTCGCGTTCGACCCAGTTTGATCAGTCAATGCAGTCCGGTCGGATCGGGGTTGCCTACTCGTTCAATCCGCTTAGATAG
- a CDS encoding plasmid partitioning protein RepB C-terminal domain-containing protein: MARRPHIAVRMGFEERTVSVRLADIQPLKLVSEEVKRSPKYRQIAASIGEIGLVEPPVVARSRDGHGKFLLLDGHLRLEVLRDRGLVEIECLVSTEDEAFTYNKRVNRIAIIQEHRMILKAVENGVSEARIAKALNVDVVSIRRRRKLLDGICAEAVELLKEKHLTLNSFSELRKLAPIRQIEAAELMIAMNNFSNSYVRSLVAATPRNQLASGYTPRTPKGLSDEQLALMERESASLAREFKVAEQTYGTDHLDLVLAVGYLSKLLRNGKVVGYLAKHFQELLFEFQRITESEATAA; encoded by the coding sequence ATGGCACGCCGGCCTCACATCGCGGTCCGGATGGGCTTTGAAGAACGAACGGTATCGGTCAGGCTCGCCGACATCCAGCCGTTGAAGCTCGTGTCGGAGGAGGTGAAGCGCTCGCCGAAATATCGCCAGATCGCAGCCTCGATTGGCGAGATCGGGCTCGTCGAACCACCCGTGGTGGCACGCAGCCGCGACGGCCACGGCAAATTCCTCCTGCTGGATGGCCATTTGCGGCTCGAGGTGCTGCGAGACCGCGGTCTGGTGGAGATCGAGTGCCTGGTGTCGACCGAAGATGAGGCTTTTACCTACAACAAGCGCGTCAACCGGATAGCCATTATTCAGGAACATCGGATGATCTTGAAAGCGGTCGAAAACGGCGTCTCCGAAGCGCGGATTGCCAAAGCGCTTAATGTTGATGTCGTCAGCATTCGTCGGCGTCGCAAGCTGTTGGACGGCATTTGTGCTGAGGCCGTCGAATTGCTCAAAGAAAAACATCTGACGCTCAATTCGTTCTCGGAACTGCGCAAGCTTGCCCCGATCAGGCAGATCGAGGCGGCCGAGCTGATGATCGCGATGAACAATTTTTCCAACAGCTATGTGCGCTCGCTGGTGGCGGCAACGCCTCGAAACCAGCTCGCCAGCGGCTACACACCGCGCACGCCTAAAGGGCTATCAGACGAACAGCTTGCGCTGATGGAACGGGAGTCAGCTTCGCTCGCGCGCGAGTTCAAGGTGGCCGAACAGACCTATGGCACCGACCACCTCGATCTGGTGCTGGCGGTTGGCTACCTTTCAAAGCTTTTGCGCAACGGCAAGGTGGTCGGCTATCTCGCCAAGCACTTTCAGGAATTGCTGTTCGAATTTCAGCGGATCACCGAGTCAGAAGCAACAGCCGCCTAA